CCTGTAGCGACGCGCACGGCGAGGTGGTCACCGTGAGCGTTTCCACGGCCGAAGCCGAACTCACCGAGGACGAGCGAGCGGGTCTCGAACTCGTCCGGGAAACCGGCGGCATCCACCAGAGCGACTTCTGGAAGGAACTGGACGTCTCCTCGCGCAAGGGCAGTCGGATCGTCGAATCGCTCGTCGAAAAGGAGCTCGTCGATCGGGAGGAGACGGTCTACGACGGACACAATACCTACTATATCGCGCCGACCGCACGCGACCTCGATTTCACGCTCCTGATGGCCGGCGACATGCTCTCGCCGTTCATCGGC
The Natrinema salaciae genome window above contains:
- a CDS encoding helix-turn-helix transcriptional regulator codes for the protein MSVSTAEAELTEDERAGLELVRETGGIHQSDFWKELDVSSRKGSRIVESLVEKELVDREETVYDGHNTYYIAPTARDLDFTLLMAGDMLSPFIGEEEVDPNSDAFSQWIMNLAYEE